A genomic segment from Xiphophorus maculatus strain JP 163 A chromosome 6, X_maculatus-5.0-male, whole genome shotgun sequence encodes:
- the LOC111608802 gene encoding uncharacterized protein LOC111608802, producing MKTACATFVLLSISALCSGSGPEGCRGTRCFPGQEWSSRPCVGAHCQGHTEASAPRRQPHHAAQSRTGQVYPSYQQDGQFRHRHQAQSPPISFYSGVQSQHGGFGTDGTRRTNPRTITAEVFHPGCSGGSCPTTVSHRGTDDDKGECKGIGCRSPHRASQKQQQQQQQCVGSGCRTHAGDDGRRDSSPVQATDRAAQFLGELPDFGLDRGAWIQLACDMMPGSNEVPSEDALVLQLQLSKGQERFVEALRGQQSEVKELQRLLSEQQGALVNQQREILEQQRRMFDQMEQVKAQYGVLMDTVKQTSFQNLQEELDSHMETLSGHVRPHRTQQAMSLHKMDMEASVMEVRQPQLACGSCGPEEYCSYSSRHPGCEKCTVCPPGFFLVAQCSVHADRICQDRDECLEISDLCRDKQKCINTPGGFKCQGMTVRDANSGMCGHGYFYNSEMDECQACSECDGEPVVSPCTLVTDAVCSGSVNDVPALSLSWSGDISLKGPKSQILGQAFPSAQLHIQGRDDMGLVSAEDGQLVLKQHGLVWLDGVLSLGHGCRSFIQVCLRVNHTDGSDGRDLSGIRVEHQERRSLQGVSISGVAEVAPGHLMSLFLRSASHHCNQSSEGLQLYDTSAAMLSLLWLSHDTGAVAMTAQAVVSAHYHTNYRPAFRISSTSDPYVVGLSHDSRGIRFAENGSVRFVFQQALYSMGQACVSDGFQLVAYLNKNGTSTEMFRVFKPGVHYRDTSISLSGAATVSPGDAIGFEILSPAQCNVRFFGDESGISLLSLFWVPAAISSSMTASVANTGLPSGAVRNKPLFFHQTSPQVPQMGLLGKGSPNQKKDFVFGESGTVSVALDLKLIHSCNLVKVTLLRRSDSEGGREAEGLRPVPIAQQVAGQMLEGCQWASLSLRASFQVYNGTAVFFILDCVRGRVNQISHQAGSGVSAVWVAA from the exons ATGAAGACTGCCTGTGCGACTTTTGTGCTCCTTTCCATTTCTGCCCTCTGCTCGGGGAGCGGACCCGAGGGGTGCCGGGGGACGCGCTGCTTCCCAGGCCAGGAGTGGAGCAGCAGACCGTGCGTCGGAGCGCACTGCCAGGGGCACACGGAGGCATCCGCTCCCAGAAGGCAACCACACCACGCTGCGCAGTCTAGGACAGGGCAGGTTTATCCCAGCTACCAGCAAGACGGTCAGTTCCGCCATCGCCACCAAGCTCAAAGCCCCCCGATATCCTTCTATAGCGGTGTCCAGAGTCAACACGGAGGCTTTGGAACCGATGGCACCAGGAGGACGAACCCCAGGACTATCACGGCGGAGGTGTTTCATCCCGGCTGCTCCGGCGGGTCTTGTCCGACCACCGTTTCTCATCGTGGGACCGATGATGACAAGGGAGAGTGCAAAGGGATTGGGTGCAGATCGCCCCACAGGGCGagccagaagcagcagcagcagcagcagcagtgcgTCGGGAGCGGCTGCAGGACGCATGCTGGAGACGACGGGAGGCGAGACTCTTCTCCCGTTCAAGCGACGGACAGGGCTGCACAGTTCCTCGGCGAGCTCCCGGACTTTGGCTTGGATCGTGGAGCTTGGATACAGCTGGCATGTGACATGATGCCAG GGTCCAACGAGGTTCCATCAGAGGACGCTCTtgtcctgcagctgcagctatCCAAGGGCCAGGAGAGATTCGTCGAGGCCCTCAGGGGCCAACAGAGCGAGGTCAAGGAACTGCAGAGACTCCTCAGtgaacagcagggggcgctcGTTAACCAGCAGAGGGAAATACTGGAGCAACAGAGGAGGATGTTCGATCAGATGGAGCAA GTAAAAGCCCAGTACGGCGTTTTGATGGACACCGTCAAGCAGACGTCCTTCCAGAACCTTCAGGAGGAGCTGGACAGTCACATGGAAACCCTGAGTGGGCATGTCAGACCCCATCGAACACAACAAGCTATGTCATTGCATAAAATGGACATGGAGGCCAGTGTGATGGAG GTGAGACAACCCCAGCTGGCCTGTGGGAGCTGCGGTCCGGAGGAGTACTGCAGCTACAGCAGCAGACATCCTGGCTGTGAAAAGTGCACGGTTTGCCCTCCTGGCTTCTTCCTGGTCGCCCAGTGTTCTGTCCATGCTGACAGGATCTGCCAG GACCGAGATGAATGTCTTGAAATATCAGACTTGTGCAGAGATAAACAGAAGTGCATTAACACTCCAG GCGGATTCAAGTGTCAGGGCATGACGGTACGTGACGCCAACTCTGGAATGTGTGGCCATGGCTACTTCTACAACTCTGAGATGGATGAATGTCAGGCCTGCAGCGAGTGCGATGGGGAACCGGTTGTTTCCCCTTGCACCTTAGTCACAGACGCTGTCTGCTCCGGCTCCGTTAACGATGTTCCCGCTTTGTCGCTCTCCTGGTCTGGAGACATAAGTTTGAAGGGTCCAAAAAGCCAGATCCTGGGTCAGGCCTTCCCCAGCGCGCAGCTTCACATACAGGGAAGAGACGACATGGGTCTGGTTTCAGCTGAGGATGGGCAGCTGGTCCTAAAGCAGCACGGTTTGGTCTGGCTCGACGGAGTTCTGTCGCTTGGTCACGGCTGCCGTAGCTTCATCCAGGTCTGCCTACGTGTAAACCACACAGACGGGTCCGACGGCCGTGACCTGAGCGGCATACGGGTGGAGCACCAGGAACGAAGGTCTCTTCAAGGCGTCAGCATCAGTGGGGTCGCGGAAGTCGCCCCGGGTCACCTTATGTCCCTGTTTCTTCGGAGCGCCAGCCATCACTGCAACCAAAGCAGCGAAGGTCTGCAGCTTTACGACACCTCTGCAGCCATGCTCTCCCTCCTCTGGCTCTCTCACGACACCGGGGCTGTTGCCATGACAGCACAGGCCGTGGTTTCTGCACATTACCACACAAATTACCGCCCGGCCTTCCGCATCTCCTCCACCTCTGACCCCTACGTAGTGGGGCTGAGTCACGACAGTCGAGGGATCCGTTTCGCAGAGAACGGATCTGTGCGTTTTGTGTTCCAGCAAGCATTGTACTCTATGGGCCAAGCTTGTGTGAGTGACGGCTTTCAGCTGGTGGCATATCTCAACAAAAATGGAACCTCCACTGAGATGTTTCGGGTCTTCAAACCAGGGGTTCACTACCGAGACACATCTATATCTCTGTCTGGAGCCGCCACAGTCAGTCCCGGGGATGCCATTGGCTTTGAGATCCTCTCTCCAGCTCAGTGCAATGTACGCTTCTTTGGCGATGAGTCTGGCATCAGTCTTCTCAGTCTATTTTGGGTCCCTGCTGCCATCTCATCCTCTATGACTGCTTCTGTGGCCAACACTGGCCTTCCATCTGGAGCAGTACGGAACAAGCCTCTGTTCTTCCACCAGACCAGTCCCCAGGTGCCGCAAATGGGGCTGTTGGGGAAAGGATCTCCGAATCAGAAAAAGGACTTTGTCTTCGGGGAGAGTGGCACAGTCAGTGTGGCGTTGGACCTCAAACTCATTCACTCCTGCAACTTGGTCAAGGTGACTCTGCTGAGGCGGAGTGACTCTGAAGGGGGCCGTGAAGCAGAGGGTCTGCGGCCTGTACCCATAGCCCAGCAGGTGGCGGGTCAGATGCTTGAGGGGTGCCAGTGGGCCAGCTTGAGTCTACGAGCATCCTTTCAGGTTTATAATGGCACCGCTGTCTTCTTCATCCTAGACTGTGTACGTGGACGAGTCAATCAAATCAGTCACCAGGCAGGAAGTGGGGTGTCAGCGGTTTGGGTGGCAGCATGA